One region of Betaproteobacteria bacterium genomic DNA includes:
- a CDS encoding type II toxin-antitoxin system RnlA family toxin, which produces MASQNPYKSINIDRKKMQQAVEALGAQDYKYEKVGNTFQMSMSIDGSKFGLSVYENSDGTTTLTKMASFSADVFTKVADQIKAYCTAGNGGAFQISIPKFPGEHAENLLKYLSSEGAIEIQKAEHGYLLTRFKGHQGDVLTVKQYDNGTIQLQGRWAMLAACAQDFLSTVLPYNEAVKAQLETFSVPISVKEVRSELEGRLPFSVAKLDSVVAAQLTSALVMTKVDLHLPDYGAVAFPALRGLEGFIKTELWNAGFQPSKADSFGEYFTQGKTVGSYAMHETVAAKAGEPLCSLLVDCYTLYAVQRHGIAHMDADPQTSRVIASLAEAQSIVSQVFDIIERFYCKLTK; this is translated from the coding sequence ATGGCATCTCAAAACCCATACAAAAGCATCAACATCGACCGCAAGAAAATGCAGCAAGCCGTTGAGGCTCTTGGTGCCCAAGACTATAAATACGAAAAAGTTGGCAACACGTTCCAGATGTCGATGTCAATCGATGGAAGCAAGTTCGGACTGAGTGTCTACGAAAACAGCGATGGCACTACGACTTTGACGAAAATGGCCAGCTTTAGCGCCGATGTTTTCACCAAGGTTGCCGACCAGATTAAGGCCTACTGCACGGCTGGCAATGGTGGCGCATTTCAAATTTCAATTCCGAAATTTCCTGGTGAGCATGCAGAAAACCTTCTGAAATACCTGAGTTCAGAGGGAGCAATCGAGATACAGAAAGCTGAGCACGGTTATCTTCTGACAAGATTCAAAGGCCACCAGGGCGACGTTCTCACGGTCAAGCAATACGATAACGGGACGATTCAGCTACAAGGCCGTTGGGCGATGCTTGCAGCTTGCGCACAAGATTTCCTCTCGACTGTTCTCCCCTACAATGAGGCGGTCAAAGCTCAGCTTGAAACGTTCTCTGTGCCGATTTCGGTCAAAGAAGTACGTAGTGAGCTTGAGGGCCGACTGCCATTCTCAGTAGCGAAACTGGACTCGGTTGTTGCCGCCCAGCTCACCTCAGCTTTGGTTATGACCAAGGTGGATCTGCATCTGCCTGACTACGGCGCAGTAGCGTTTCCTGCTCTTCGTGGCTTGGAGGGGTTTATAAAGACAGAATTGTGGAACGCAGGATTCCAGCCTAGCAAAGCCGATTCCTTTGGTGAATATTTCACGCAAGGAAAAACAGTTGGGTCGTATGCTATGCACGAAACTGTCGCCGCAAAAGCCGGGGAACCGTTGTGCTCTCTGTTGGTCGACTGCTATACGCTATATGCAGTGCAGCGACATGGAATTGCACATATGGATGCAGATCCGCAAACATCTCGTGTGATCGCTTCGTTGGCTGAAGCGCAATCGATCGTCAGTCAAGTCTTTGATATAATTGAGCGGTTTTACTGTAAGCTTACCAAGTGA
- a CDS encoding type II toxin-antitoxin system RnlB family antitoxin, with amino-acid sequence MNKHFIVSRRPAPGVEAAVFATCALNPMEEIGAIERDLRKKKVAGRVFFDLLLAHGNKTNRYFVGEFDGQHFTSPRFQRAESEYEAYSKASASILREHLPEVDASLLSNAMRFALREGIPF; translated from the coding sequence GTGAATAAACACTTCATCGTTTCTCGCCGCCCGGCACCAGGGGTTGAGGCAGCCGTCTTTGCGACATGCGCTTTGAACCCTATGGAGGAAATTGGGGCGATAGAACGCGACCTTCGAAAAAAGAAGGTTGCAGGGAGAGTGTTTTTTGATTTGTTGCTAGCTCACGGCAATAAGACTAACCGGTACTTTGTTGGCGAGTTCGATGGCCAACATTTCACGTCACCACGATTCCAAAGAGCTGAGTCAGAATATGAGGCCTACTCCAAGGCTTCCGCTTCGATACTTCGCGAACATCTTCCTGAGGTCGACGCTTCTTTGTTATCCAATGCAATGCGGTTCGCGCTTCGCGAAGGCATACCGTTCTGA